The sequence TAAAAATTCCAGCAACAGATTCAATTGTCAATTTCTCTACCGGTAAATTAGTCGCCAGAATGGTTCTAGAAGGTGCCGTTTGGTCAAAAGGTGGTAAAGGGTCCACCCTACGCAACTTAGTTCCTTGTGCATTGACTTCAAGTTTCTTAGATTTTGCTAAAGCGGTACCAATAACTCTCCAATCTCTACTGAGATGTTTCACTTTCTTAAAACTCGATATCAATTTGAGAGATACGTAGccttctttatttctctttacgTGTTTTAGCAAAAAAGCATTCTTTATGATATTTTCATCGGAGAAGTAAAATTCCACTTGGGTGCATATCTTATCAATTAATTCGTCATTTAGAGTCATAAGATTATCGATTGTTTTCTTGGCTGTCGATATTTCAAGTAATACCTCTGATTTCTTTGTTTCCAATTCTTTCAATCTAGTATCGTCCATCGAATCCGCGCCTGAGTCTTGGTcagcattaattttattcacaaaTTTGCCCTCGTTGTCATAATCTGATAAGCCAGTTTCTTTACTCTTTGAGCCTCTTCTATCAAATGAAAAGCTCACATCACTGTCAACGGAAGAAATGCTGTCCCTCGTCTCAGATTTTTTCATGGGCGGAGGGGAAAACGATAAACTACGTGACTTATCTTTCAATTCTTCATGTACTTCTAAttccatttttttcaataaaacacAGCTACCTATAAACAATTATGGGAAAACATTGGTATCTTCTTATTGTGATAATTCTTtacttgtatattatattatttaaaattatattatattattatattatattatactagctggcgcttgttcgtcgcgcgcttcgcgcgctcggtatatttggaaaatataaagcataaagaacgtattttttttacgacgcgcacatttttagaagCTGCAAGACGATTGCAAATAGCCTATGTCcctatgttactcaggaagatctaagctatccaccagtgaaagattttttcaaatcggtttagtagtttctgagattacccccgaacaatggaacaaactttatctctttatatatttatagtatagaagtatagattatttaaaatttttatcatatatttaaaaatgtatgattaataaattccTCTCATCATTAACACAATCTGTacattttgattattattactggTAGTAAggagtaaaaataaaaaaataattgtagaaaatataataaattataatataaatattataataactttttaataaacaatgaccgccggcTAAAATCTTCTGAAGGTCATTCAGGAGGATgaccttgacaatatatgtcaaggtcaaggtcatcggagttGCCTCCCCTAAACTACATAATTACCTAGgggaattttgaaaatctagTGACAAGTCTAGtagttttttgaaaatattagtTTTACATTCTACAGTCAAAACTAAATCTCCTGAcatcaattttcttttatttggtttctcatttgatatttttataccaaGTTAAGtgtatataaaatcataagtttaataattatcaattatttaatcctaattaaaatgtaatattgaaataaaactgtaaaactTCATTTTTACCAATCTAccaatatttttccaatatcctttattataattaattaatattatttatctggTTGAGAAATTCCAAAGTAATTTACTtgctaatttaattattttgtaatttaaattattatttctttgtaataaactaaaagtaaaaaaaaacttataatCCAGCAgtgtatatgtgtaataaATGCAATCAATATactatctttatattttatggacgtacagtttaataatttttaaaaacttgacTGACAGTACTATGGCTTTCATTtccttatacagggtgtcccagacctaccgtatcaccggttaatggtagattcctgaggtgattctgagacgaatgttcctcttgcaaaatgtcgagggtggcgtagtttcggcgctatgaagggttgtagttatcctatccttgtgtagaattttcccgcgttcagtgacggtgggtcgaaggggttccgcgcatcgcgcacacttcaatttgatcttaatttttcgcggctgtttaaattgaagtgtgcgcgatgcgcgggaccccttcgacccaccgtcactgaacgcgggaaaattctacacaaggataggataactacacccttcgtagcgccgaaactacgccaccctcgacattttgcaagaggaacattcgtctcagaatcacctcaggaatctaccattaaccggtgatacggtaggtctgggacaccctgtatattgtaaaaaagaataagatattttacattggaaaatgtgtgaaatcaaaaacaaaattacctttttaaaaaaagatataaacaaGCACCaagtacagggtgtcccatgggaagttgctgaaagtaaacgattggttctcccctccatgacttcagaaagggtcttacggttaacggtcgttcatctgagtgtccgcagttttattctggttgtggtagatgctagtccgtgcgcgtcaaaatgagtaatctgacgacggaagaaaagatttatcttgtcgagtgcttcttttccagaggaaaagtttatagcaatgcttacagggggtttcgtactaaatacggaacacataaagttaagagcgaaaacacgctgaaaaggttagaatttattatttctttaaacgtatgcgttacgtcactccattttttggcaataaatctgcattaaaataatggtttgtgttatttttatcagaattatcgataattttatgcagtatggaactatccaagaccgtagacatgatttgccaggtccttctgtgtctgtagctgcagaagaaaacattgaagatattaagaagtattttgaagagaatccaaatttttccattcggaaagctgcccaagctcttgaaatatccaaaacaacgttacacaggattttaaaacatttcctgaaaatgcatccctataaaataacatcgcatcaattgctaaccaaacgcgctatgacgaaacatgtggaattctgcaagacgataaatggaatgtttgaagatggagaacttgatgcaaaattgataatttacacggacgaagcacatttctggctaaatggttatgttaataaacaaaattatagattttgggggtcggaaaattccaacgtttccctggctaaacctttacatcgacaaaaaataacagtatgggttgcgatctcggtaaaaggaatttatctgcaattcttcgaatcaacagtcactggtgaaagttacaagcagcttctcgaaacacaatttttccctcatgcaaaaaaaagaggcctggtcagaggatttcattttatgcaggatggagcgacaccacatcgaacccaggaggtcttcgaaacaatccttaaagtttatggcaatcgagtcatcagtctgggataccccaaatttgcccagggggggctagaatggccaccgtactcgccggatttaaatccatgtgacttctttctttggggatacattaaggaccattcttatgccggaaatccagaaacagtgtcagatttagtagtagctattaaaaaggtcgtcagcaacattaaagacgacatgttagaaaaagttttcacaagttttcgtaaaagaattgatttt comes from Ooceraea biroi isolate clonal line C1 chromosome 8, Obir_v5.4, whole genome shotgun sequence and encodes:
- the LOC105287116 gene encoding la-related protein 7; this translates as MPCIDLSNSSISRENKGSCVLLKKMELEVHEELKDKSRSLSFSPPPMKKSETRDSISSVDSDVSFSFDRRGSKSKETGLSDYDNEGKFVNKINADQDSGADSMDDTRLKELETKKSEVLLEISTAKKTIDNLMTLNDELIDKICTQVEFYFSDENIIKNAFLLKHVKRNKEGYVSLKLISSFKKVKHLSRDWRVIGTALAKSKKLEVNAQGTKLRRVDPLPPFDQTAPSRTILATNLPVEKLTIESVAGIFKPCGEIALIRVLRPGQPTPSEVTCFFL